The window AGAGCAAGATTCGGTGGCTCCCACGACTACGAATACTCAGGCTCCGAGGACCTGAACCGCCAGACGGTCCCGGCGCTGTCGCATTTGTCGGCCGACGGTGGTGGGCGCGGGGGCGGTCCCGCACCCTGGACGCTTCCGGGACGGTGCCGCGCAGCGCCTATCCTGGGCTGGTGAGACACTTCAGCCCCGACGCACCCGCCCGCGCCCATTCCTTCACCCTGTCCTCCGCCGACAGCGGCCTGGAGACCCTCGGGGCATGGCGCGAGTATCCGCGGGTGCAGCAGCCGGTGTGGCCCGAGGAGGCCGAACGTGCACAGGTCTTCGACGACCTGCGCTCCGCACCCCCACTGGTGTTCGCCGGTGAGGTCGACGTGCTGCGTGACCGCGTCGCCGCAGCAGCGCGCGGTGAGGCGTTCCTGCTGGCCGGAGGGGACTGCGCGGAGACCTTCGCCGAGTCCACGGCCGATCGGATCCGCAACAAGATCCGCACCATCCTGCAGATGTCCGCCGTGCTCACCTACGGCGCCTCGGTCCCAGTGGTGAAGATGGGCCGGATGGCCGGCCAGTTCGCCAAGCCCCGCTCCTCGGACGAGGAGACCCGTGACGGGCTCACCCTGCCCACCTACCGCGGTGACGCGGTCAACGACTACGCCTTCACTCCCGAGGCCAGGCGCCCCGACCCTCGGCGACTTTGGAGGATGTACACCTCCAGCGCGACCACGCTGAACCTTCTGCGGGCCTTCACCGGGGGCGGCTTCGCCGACCTGCGCGAGGTGCACTCCTGGAACCAGGGCTTCGCCTCCGGTCCCGGGTACGACCGCTACGAGCGCCTGGCCGCCCAGATCGACAAGGCCATCCGCTTCATGGCGGCGATCGGAGCGGACTTCGACGCCCTCAAGGTCGTGGAGTTCTACGCCTCCCACGAGGCACTGCTGCTGGACTACGAGGAGGCCCTGGCCCGCATCGACTCGCGGACCGGGGAGATCTACGGCTGCTCCGGTCACTTCCTGTGGATCGGGGAGCGAACCCGAGACCTCGACGGGGCCCACGTGGACTTCATGGCCCGCCTGCGCAACCCGATCGGTGTGAAGCTGGGCCCCACCGCCACGGTGGACGATGCCCTGCGACTGATCGACAAGCTGGATCCCGAGCGCGAACCGGGGCGCCTCACCTTCATCACCCGCATGGGGGCCGGGAAGATCCGCGACCGGCTCCCCGCCCTGGTGGAGGGCGTGCGCGATGCCGGTGCCCAGGTAGCGTGGGTGACCGACCCGATGCACGGCAACACCATCACCTCCTCGAACGGGTACAAGACCCGCCGCTTCGAGGACATCATGGACGAGGTGGTCGGGTTCTTCGAGGTGCACCAGGCCGCGGGCACCGTCCCGGCAGGCCTGCACATGGAGCTCACCGGGGATGACGTCACCGAGGTCCTGGGTGGCACCGGCGAGATCGACGAGGCGGGCCTGGAGCGCCGCTACGAGACGCTGGTGGATCCGCGGCTGAACCACCAGCAGTCCCTCGAGCTGGCGTTCCTGGTCTCGGAAATGCTGGCTCGGCGCTGACCGGTCAGAACACCGTGATGGTAATCGTCGACCCCTTGGCCAGCTCGCTGCCGGCAGCAGCGGACTGCTCGTAGACCAGGCCGAACACCGGCTCGCCGCGGTCGTGCTGCACGGTCACGGTGAAGCCGGCCGCTTCTAGCTCGGACTTGGCCTGGGCCTCGGGCTTGCGGAACACGTCCGGCACGGTCGCCATCTCCGGGCCCAGCGAGGTCACGATCCTCACGGTGTCCCCGCGGAACAGGGTGCCGGAGGCCGGGTCCTGGGAGATCACCGCGCCGCGGGGGACGGAACCGGAGTGGGCCTGGGCGCTGGTCACCTCGAACCCTGCCGCCTTGAGGGCGGCGCGGGCGCTGTCGCCACCCTTGCCCCTCTGGTCGGGGACGGTGATCGGCTCGCGCCCCTGTGAGACGACGACATGCACCTCACCGCCGGCGGGGAGCGCCTCGGCGCTCTGGCTCTGGGAGATCACCTGTCCCTCGGGGACCGTCTCCGAATAGGCGGGGGCGTCCTCGACCAGCACGAGGTTATGCGCCTCGACCTCGGTGCGCGCGGCCTCCAGCTCCATGCCCTCCAGGGCGGGGACGGGGAAGGTCTGCTCGCCCTTGGAGACGACCAGCTGCACGTCGGTGCCACGCTTGACCACGGTGCCGGTAGAGGGGGAGGAGCTGATCACGTGCCCGGCAGGGACGGTGTCGCTGAACTCCTCCTGGGTGCGCGTGGACAGATCGGCCGAGGCGAGTGCTGCTTCGGCATCGGACAGCTGGGTGCCGGCCAGAACCGGCACGGAACGGTCCCCGCCGGGGCCGGCGGTCGTGTACCAGTCCACACCGGCCCAGCCGCCCACGGCGAGCGCCGCGATCAGGGCCAGGGTCGCGAGGAATGCGAGCGGGCGGGATCGACGTCGTGTGCCCTGTGGCAGGTGCCTGCCGCGACGGGTGCGCGGCAGGGGCAGGGCGATGCTGCGCGGGGGGAGCTCGTCACCGTCGCGGCGGCCTGCGGGGTCGTTCCCGGGGTCGGGCTCTGCTGCCGAGGCGCCCTGGTCGGTGTCCCCGTCCTCGGGGGCGTCGGTGCCCTCGCCGTCCGGCACGGAGGGGAGGTCGGCCAGATCGGCGGCTGCACCGGTGCGCAGGTCGCTCGGGAACGACCGTGCTTCAGCACCGATCTGCGCCACGGCATCACCCAGCGGCACCGTGAGGCGCGGGATCTCCCCGGTCGAGTCGAGCTCGCGGGCCTCCGGGCGGGCATCCAGGACGCTGGCAGGCAGGGTGCGCTGGAGCTCCTGCACCGCCCGCAGCAGGTCCTCGGCCGTGGCCGGGCGCTGCTGCACGGTGCGCGCTGCGGCCCAGGTGACCAGCGAGTCCAGTGCTGGCGGGATCGATGTGGACAGCGACGACGGCGCCGGGATGTCCTCGTGGACGTGCTGGAAGGCGATGTGCACTGGCTGCTCACCGCGGAAGGGCTGAAGACCGGTGAGCATCTCGAACACCATGATCCCCAGCGAGTACAGATCGCTGCGCTCGTCGCAGTGACCCCGGGTGACCACTTCGGGGCTGATGTACGCGACCGTCCCCAGCAGTGTGGCGCTGGCGGAGGAGTGTGCGGTCCCCACCGCCCGGGCCAGTCCGAAGTCGGCGACCTTCACTACGCGCTCGGGATCGATCAGCACGTTCTCCGGCTTGATGTCGCGGTGGACGATGCCGGCCTCGTGGGCGGCGGCCAGGGCCTGGAGCACCTGCGCGGTCACGTCGAGGGTCTCCCGCAGCGAGAGGCCCTCGTCCCGGGACAGGCGCGCGCGCAGGGTCTCACCCTCCACCAGCTCCATCGCCAGGTAGATGCGCTCGCCGTCCTCACCCTGGTCGAACACGCCCACCACGTTGCGGTGCGCGAGACGAGCGGCGGCGCGGGCCTCCCGCGCGAAGCGTCGACGGAACTCCTCGTCCATCGCCAGGTGGGGGTGCATGATCTTCAGCGCGACCACGCGGTCCAGTCGCTGGTCGTGCCCGCGATGCACCGTGGCCATCCCGCCGCGCGCGATGAGCTCCTCGACCCGGTAGCGTCCGTCCAGGAGCAGGTCGAGGCCGGGGGAAGTCGGCGCACTCACGTTGTCACTGTAGGTCGGGGCGATGTGGTATTCGCGCAACGACACACGACACACCCGTCACCGGGCTCTGTGCACGCGAGGGAGGACACACCGGCGGTGGCGACGACCATGATCGATCGCGCTCGGCCCGGTGGACGTGGCACCCTGGTGGGCGTGAACGAGCTCGATGACCTGATCCCCTCCTGGCTGACCCTTCCCGACGTGGCCCGCGTCCTGGACGTCGAGGTGTCCCGTGTGCGACGCCTGATCGACGAGGGGGAGCTGGTGGCCGTGCGCCGCGGCGACCCCGTGGTGCGCTCGGTCCCCGCGGACCTGCTGCTCGACGGCGACATCGCCCCTCACCTGGGTGGCACCATCACGGTGCTGCGCGACGGCGGGTTCGAGGACGAGGAGCTGCTGCGCTGGCTGTTCACCGAGGACGAGACGCTCCCTGGCCGTCCCATCGACCACTTGCGCCGCGGTCAGCGCGGCGAGGTACGTCGCCGCGCGCAGGCCCTGGCCTTCTGACCCTGCGCTGATCTCAGGCGGGCAGGGAGGCGGTGTCGGTCGCCTGCACTGCGAGCGCGGACAGACCCGCCCTACCGAGCTTCCCGAGCTCCGTGGCCCCCGCCAGCAGGTCCTGCGCTGCCTGGGCGCGGGCGGCGACGTCGCGTGAGACCGAGGCCACCGCACCGGTGCTGACCATCAGCTCGTGCACGGCGTGGACGTCGGCGAGGTTCGCCGAGGGCACCCCGACGGTGCGCTGCAGAAGGGCGATGCCGGTTTCGTCGGCCTCGGCCACGGTGCGTGCCAGCAGGACGGTGCGCTTGCCCTCGATGATGTCGCCGCCGGTGGGCTTGCCGGTGTGGTCCTCATCGCCCACCACGCTGAGCAGGTCGTCACGCAGCTGGAAGGCGGTGCCCACCTCGATCGCCCAGCGGGACAGCAGGTCCAGCGCGGCGTCGTCCGCGCCCATCAGCGCGGCCCCGATCCGCACCGGACGCAGAACGGTGTAGGGGACTGTCTTCCAGCGGATCACCTGGAGGGCGGCGGCCTCCTCCGGGGTCGTCCCGCTCTCCACAGCGCCTTCGCCGAGGCTGCGTGCGCCGTCCGGTCCCAGGCCACCAGCCTGGTGCAGAATGTCCAGGTACTGCCCGCACATCACCTCGGTGCGCAGGGCATCGAACTCGGCCCGCGAACGGCGGGCCGCGGCCCCTTCCCCCAGCCCCTCGGAGAACAGCTGCTCGGCCCAGCTGAGGGTCAGGTCTCCCAGTACGATCGCGACGGCCACCCCGAAGTCGTCCGAGGAGCCGGACATCCCTCGCTCCCGGTGGTCCGTGGCCTGCTCGACATGGAGGGCGGGGCGGCCGCGTCGGGTGGGGGAGTGGTCGATGACGTCGTCGTGCATGAGGGCGGCGGCCTGTACCAGTTCGATGGCGGCGCCGCATCGGGCGAGGGCGCTGATCTGTGCGTCATCGGGGGCACCGTCCTGTGCTGCCAGTCCGCCGAAGAAGCAGAACCGCGGTCGCAGCAGCTTGCCTCCGTCCAGGTATCGCTCCAGCGAGTCCATGAGCGTCAGAGCCTCGGGTGCGATGCGTCCCAGCTCCACGCGGCGCTCCGCGATCAGCCGTCGATGGACGGACGCCACCTCCTGGACCAGGCGACGGTCCAGCTCCTGCAGGTCGGTGGGGGAGCCGGGGGCGGCATCAACGGGCATGGGAGTCCTTCCTTCGCTGTCCCCCGATCCTGTCATGGGGAGGCTGGACGTCGCGCACGAGGTTCCTCCCCAGTGCAAGGTCATCCCCAGGATCCCGATGGCAATGGCGTCCGGGTGCCGGTGGAACGGAGGCTCGGACCATGACGACCGACACCACCCCTACCCCCGAGGACCAGCGGATCATCCGCGCCGACCAACCTGCCGAGATCCTGGCCGCCGCCCGTGTCGCCTTCGGCACCGTCCCCCGTGACCGCCTGCTGCTGGTGGGCCACAGCGGCCACCACACGCGCCCGGTGCTCACCAGTTCCCCGCTGACCGAACTGGTGGCGGAATCCGGCCGGGAGCATTTGGAGCACCACCTGTCACTGATGCGGGAGAAGGGATGCACCGCGGCGCTGGCCATGGTGGTCCTGCGGGACGGCTCCGAGCACGTCGACCCGATCGAGCTGGAGGACTGGGAGCGCGTGGGTGCGGCCCTGCTCCTGGACACCGCTCACCACTTGCTCCCGGACCCCTTCGACCTGTACCCGCTGTGGGTGCTGGGCGCAGGGACGGCGCGCCAGGTGGTGCTGGAGCACGACGAGGTGGGTGACGGCATGAGCCTGTGGGTCTCACCGGTCCAGCAGCTCGAGCCCTTCGACCACACCCGGGCCGCCATGGACGCGGTGCTCGAAGGGCGCAGTGTGCGCCCCGACCTGCCCGGCAGGGAGGTCCTGGCCGAGGTGGGCCGCAGGCTGAGGCTGGCTCCCGTGGCAGCGAGCCCTGCGGACACCTCCGATCTGCTGACGCGAACACGGGCCGCACTGTCCCGCATTGGTGCCCGCCGCGCGGGTTCCACCGGGAGTGACGAGCAGTTCATGACGGACTGTGAACAGGTCTCCACGATGCTCTCCGCACTCGCCATCGACGCCGTCCACTGGGAGCTGCTGGCCATGTGCGTCGATCACGGATCACCGACGCCGGTGGACAGGGAGATGCTGCTCCAGGAGCTCACCTCCGACCCGACCCGCCGCCCCCACGAGGACGTCTGTGCAGGTGGGGGCATCTATTCGGACCTGCTGCTGCTGAGGGAAGCGGCCGCGGCCGCGATGCACCTGGGGCACCCCGCGGGGGCGGCGTCGGCCGCTTCGGCCTGGCGCGGCCTCACTGCCGTCCTGGCGCTGCTGGCGTGGTGGAACCACCGCTTCTCGGGAGCGGGGGAGATGGTCGACGATCTGCTGCGGCACGATCCGTCCTCCACTCTGGCACCCTTGCTCGAAACCATGATCGACACCCCGATCTTCCCGGCCTGGTGGCCGGAAGCCTGAGCGTCCACGGGAGGAGCTCTCCACGATGACCGCCTCCAGCACCATCCCCGTCGTCGCCGAGCACCGGGCTCCCGCAGGGCCCGGTCCCGGCCCCGATGCGGCACCGATGCCCGTCAGCGGGGCCTGGCGGCCCGAGGACGGGCCGGGCGGCCGGCACTTCGCCTCCCTGGGCGCGCTGCGGCTGGAGAGCGGCGCGGTCATCGAGGACGTGCAGATGGCGTACGAGACCTGGGGGACCCTCGATACCGACGGCGGGAACGCGGTCCTGGTGCTGCACGCCCTGACCGGCGACTCCCATGTGCGGGGCCCCGCCGGGGAAGGCCACGCCAGCGCCGGCTGGTGGGAGCAGATGGTGGGCCCTGGATGCCCGATCGACACCGACCGCTGGTTCGTGATTGCCCCGAACGTCCTGGGGGGATGCCAGGGCACCACCGGGCCCAGCTCCACCGCGCCCGACGGACTGCCCTGGGGCTCCCGGTTCCCCCGGGTGACCGTGCGCGACCAGGTCGCCGCCGAGCGGGCGCTGCGCGAGCAGCTGGGCATCGAAAGGTGGGCACTGGTGATTGGCGGCTCCATGGGAGGGATGCGCGCGGTCGAATGGGCCGCCACCCACCCCGCGGAGGTGCAGCGCCTGGCCGTGATCGCCAGTGCTGCCCGTGCCAGTGCTGATCAGATCGCCTGGAACAGCGCCCAGACAGCCGCAATCGAATCGGATCCCGGCTTCCACGACGGCGACTACTACCACCTGCCCCCCGGGCAGGGTCCGCACCGCGGACTGGGCATCGCGCGGCGCATCGCCCACACCACCTACCGCACAGCCGAGGAGCTCGAGACCAGGTTCGCCAATCGTCCCCAGGGGCACGAGAACCCCCTGGACGGGCACGGACGCCACCAGGTCACCAGCTACCTCGACCACCACGCCACCAAGCTGGCGCGCCGCTTCGACGCGAACTCCTACCTGACCCTGGTGCGATCCATGAACACCCATGACGTGGGCCGGGACCGCGGCGGCCTCGAGGCGGCGCTCGCCGGAGTGCGCGCCCGCACCCTGGTCGTGGCGATCACCTCGGACCGGCTGTTCCCCGAACCCCTGGTGGCCGAGACCGCACAGCACATCCCCGGTGCCGTGCTGCAGCGGGCCACCTCACCGATCGGTCACGACGCGTTCCTTCTGGCACACCCGGGCCTGGACCGGTGGATCGGTGATCTGCTGGCCCGTTAGTCTGGCCCGATACGTCTAAGCCGTGCGTGCGAGCCACCACGGTCGGGAGGGGTCAGCATGACCGTCGTCGTCGGGTACTCACCGTCCGGACAGGGCAGGGCAGCCCTGCACGCCGCCATCAGGCACGCGGTACGGGTGGGCGAGGACGTGGTGGTCGCATCCCACCTGTACAACGATCCCGACTCCGGTCCTGCCGTGGCCTCCGAGCAGGTCGTCCTGAAGGACTGCCGCTCGGTGGAGGGGGCGCTGCCCGAGATCACGGTGCGCAGCTGCGACCAGCGTGATGTGGGGGAGTTCC is drawn from Brachybacterium muris and contains these coding sequences:
- the metX gene encoding homoserine O-acetyltransferase MetX, whose translation is MTASSTIPVVAEHRAPAGPGPGPDAAPMPVSGAWRPEDGPGGRHFASLGALRLESGAVIEDVQMAYETWGTLDTDGGNAVLVLHALTGDSHVRGPAGEGHASAGWWEQMVGPGCPIDTDRWFVIAPNVLGGCQGTTGPSSTAPDGLPWGSRFPRVTVRDQVAAERALREQLGIERWALVIGGSMGGMRAVEWAATHPAEVQRLAVIASAARASADQIAWNSAQTAAIESDPGFHDGDYYHLPPGQGPHRGLGIARRIAHTTYRTAEELETRFANRPQGHENPLDGHGRHQVTSYLDHHATKLARRFDANSYLTLVRSMNTHDVGRDRGGLEAALAGVRARTLVVAITSDRLFPEPLVAETAQHIPGAVLQRATSPIGHDAFLLAHPGLDRWIGDLLAR
- a CDS encoding polyprenyl synthetase family protein, translating into MPVDAAPGSPTDLQELDRRLVQEVASVHRRLIAERRVELGRIAPEALTLMDSLERYLDGGKLLRPRFCFFGGLAAQDGAPDDAQISALARCGAAIELVQAAALMHDDVIDHSPTRRGRPALHVEQATDHRERGMSGSSDDFGVAVAIVLGDLTLSWAEQLFSEGLGEGAAARRSRAEFDALRTEVMCGQYLDILHQAGGLGPDGARSLGEGAVESGTTPEEAAALQVIRWKTVPYTVLRPVRIGAALMGADDAALDLLSRWAIEVGTAFQLRDDLLSVVGDEDHTGKPTGGDIIEGKRTVLLARTVAEADETGIALLQRTVGVPSANLADVHAVHELMVSTGAVASVSRDVAARAQAAQDLLAGATELGKLGRAGLSALAVQATDTASLPA
- a CDS encoding Rv2175c family DNA-binding protein, yielding MNELDDLIPSWLTLPDVARVLDVEVSRVRRLIDEGELVAVRRGDPVVRSVPADLLLDGDIAPHLGGTITVLRDGGFEDEELLRWLFTEDETLPGRPIDHLRRGQRGEVRRRAQALAF
- a CDS encoding universal stress protein, with translation MTVVVGYSPSGQGRAALHAAIRHAVRVGEDVVVASHLYNDPDSGPAVASEQVVLKDCRSVEGALPEITVRSCDQRDVGEFLLDLAGELDASLVVIGLRRKSPIGKLNLGASARRVVLGAACPVLAVKDES
- a CDS encoding class II 3-deoxy-7-phosphoheptulonate synthase — protein: MRHFSPDAPARAHSFTLSSADSGLETLGAWREYPRVQQPVWPEEAERAQVFDDLRSAPPLVFAGEVDVLRDRVAAAARGEAFLLAGGDCAETFAESTADRIRNKIRTILQMSAVLTYGASVPVVKMGRMAGQFAKPRSSDEETRDGLTLPTYRGDAVNDYAFTPEARRPDPRRLWRMYTSSATTLNLLRAFTGGGFADLREVHSWNQGFASGPGYDRYERLAAQIDKAIRFMAAIGADFDALKVVEFYASHEALLLDYEEALARIDSRTGEIYGCSGHFLWIGERTRDLDGAHVDFMARLRNPIGVKLGPTATVDDALRLIDKLDPEREPGRLTFITRMGAGKIRDRLPALVEGVRDAGAQVAWVTDPMHGNTITSSNGYKTRRFEDIMDEVVGFFEVHQAAGTVPAGLHMELTGDDVTEVLGGTGEIDEAGLERRYETLVDPRLNHQQSLELAFLVSEMLARR
- the pknB gene encoding Stk1 family PASTA domain-containing Ser/Thr kinase, producing MSAPTSPGLDLLLDGRYRVEELIARGGMATVHRGHDQRLDRVVALKIMHPHLAMDEEFRRRFAREARAAARLAHRNVVGVFDQGEDGERIYLAMELVEGETLRARLSRDEGLSLRETLDVTAQVLQALAAAHEAGIVHRDIKPENVLIDPERVVKVADFGLARAVGTAHSSASATLLGTVAYISPEVVTRGHCDERSDLYSLGIMVFEMLTGLQPFRGEQPVHIAFQHVHEDIPAPSSLSTSIPPALDSLVTWAAARTVQQRPATAEDLLRAVQELQRTLPASVLDARPEARELDSTGEIPRLTVPLGDAVAQIGAEARSFPSDLRTGAAADLADLPSVPDGEGTDAPEDGDTDQGASAAEPDPGNDPAGRRDGDELPPRSIALPLPRTRRGRHLPQGTRRRSRPLAFLATLALIAALAVGGWAGVDWYTTAGPGGDRSVPVLAGTQLSDAEAALASADLSTRTQEEFSDTVPAGHVISSSPSTGTVVKRGTDVQLVVSKGEQTFPVPALEGMELEAARTEVEAHNLVLVEDAPAYSETVPEGQVISQSQSAEALPAGGEVHVVVSQGREPITVPDQRGKGGDSARAALKAAGFEVTSAQAHSGSVPRGAVISQDPASGTLFRGDTVRIVTSLGPEMATVPDVFRKPEAQAKSELEAAGFTVTVQHDRGEPVFGLVYEQSAAAGSELAKGSTITITVF